In Nostoc edaphicum CCNP1411, the sequence TGGAAATAATTTGAGTGTCAACGTACCACATACCCAACTGAATAACCGATTAAGCTGCTGTTGGATCGTCATTGACTTTAACAATCAACTTGCCAAAATTATCACCTCGAAGTAAACCGATGAATGCACCAGGAGCGTTCTCTAAACCAACAACTACGTCTTCTTTATACTTCAGTTGACCAGACTGCAACCATCCAGTAATATCACGCAAAAAATCATTAAACCGATGTTGATAATCACCAACTAGAAAACCTTTGATTAAAGCCCGTTTGATTAGTAGTGGCATTAAATTAGGCCCTGGTGTAGTAGATGTGGCGTTATATTCTGAAATCAAACCTACTAGTGGAATTCTTGCTCCAAGGTTTATCTGCTGCAAGACAGTTTCTAAAATCACACCTGCTGTATTGTCATAGTAAACATCAATGCCATTCGGGGCAGCTTCTTTGAGCGCTGAATCAAGTTCTTGAGTTTTGCGGTTAATGCCAACATCAAAACCTAATTCCTTAACTATATAATCCCGCTTCTCGTCACTCCCGACAATTCCCACTACTCGCGCACCTTTAATTTTGGCAATTTGACCTACTACTGCACCGACAGCCCCAGAAGCAGCTGAAACCACAACAGTTTCACCTTCTTTAGGTTGACCGATATCAAGCAGAGCAGCATAAGCAGTCAAGCCAGGCATACCCAGTACACCTAAACTATAGGATAAAGGTGCTTGAGTGGGATCAAGTTTACGCAGTGTCTCACCCTTAGAGACAGCATAAGTTTGCCAACCGTTACTATTAAGAACAAAATCCCCTACTTGAAATTGAGGATGATTTGATTTAATTACTTGGCTGACTGTACCACCGACAATAACTGAACCTAATTCTACAGGTGCAGCATAAGACTGGCCTCCACTAATGCGACCACGCATATAAGGGTCGAGAGATAGATAAATGGTGCGGCTAAGAATTTCGCCTTCACCTGGTTCGGGAGTTGGTGTTTCTAGCAGAGCAAAATCACTCTCTTTTGGTTCGCCGACTGGACGACTTTTGAGGATGATTTGTTTGTTAATTAAATCGGACATAAGTTATTTTCCTCTCATGTTTTAGGCGATTTTTTTCATCAATATCCTTATCACCAAGGGTTTGCTAAACTACGTGCGTTTGCCCTAATTTCCAGGCGGCTTAGGCTTCTCTTCCGGTGTACCATCTGTAGGCCCTCCCCCCAAATTAGACACCCAATCGTTTGCTTCTAACCCGAAGTGTCCTG encodes:
- a CDS encoding NADP-dependent oxidoreductase produces the protein MSDLINKQIILKSRPVGEPKESDFALLETPTPEPGEGEILSRTIYLSLDPYMRGRISGGQSYAAPVELGSVIVGGTVSQVIKSNHPQFQVGDFVLNSNGWQTYAVSKGETLRKLDPTQAPLSYSLGVLGMPGLTAYAALLDIGQPKEGETVVVSAASGAVGAVVGQIAKIKGARVVGIVGSDEKRDYIVKELGFDVGINRKTQELDSALKEAAPNGIDVYYDNTAGVILETVLQQINLGARIPLVGLISEYNATSTTPGPNLMPLLIKRALIKGFLVGDYQHRFNDFLRDITGWLQSGQLKYKEDVVVGLENAPGAFIGLLRGDNFGKLIVKVNDDPTAA